ATTATCTAAAGGGCCTTTAAAATAGAATCAATTCAATATCAGTGCATATTTTTCATTCTGGTAAgtggtgtaaaaaaaaatccaatagcGAACTTTTAAGAGTCAATTTTTAATTAGCCCTAAGCTTACTTTTTTACAGAACATAGTTGTACAACATTTGAAAAACATATTGTCTTCAAATTTTGGGAAACTATATATACATCTGACTTAATAaatctgaagaaaagaaaggcaaGACATGCCAACATTGAGAAAATCAAAATGAGAATTGGAATGACTAGGAGTCACCTCTTAATATTGCATTTGGGTGAGAAAAAAAGCAGTTCAATCTGAGGGCTTGAAGAAGTGAGAGAGTGGGATTTTTGTGAAGGAAGATAAAACTTAAAGcaagatgaagaaaaatatgtaaaaaaaaaaaccagaatgAACTTTGTTTTGCAACATTATCTTTACCATGTTTCAATTCTGGCACATTCTTGGCAAGTCGGTATTTCTGCAGATCATATTCCTCAAACAGGTCAGTTGATATGGAATAGATGTTTAATCTTCAGTATGATTAAAGCCACATTGTGTATCTAAAAGTTACCTGCAAGTGGCTCTTGATATGGTAGATACTCAAACCTTCAGCATTCATGAGCTTCAAAATGCTCTTTGGAGTAGCATCTATAATATATAGCAACAATTGTGAGCCATAGAAATAAAATCATTTAGATCTTCCTGATTATTTAAAGATGGTTTGCTCACTCTCAGGGCCACCAAGTTTGTTGACTGCATCTAAGAAATGCTCATGGAGCTCTGGTGTCCATCTTATTCTTGCCTTATGTGCCACTATAGCCTCTGGAAATTCTTGTTTTGAATTACTCTGGTCATTCATACGCATGACTGAAGGACAATCATTCTTGCTGTCTTGCAAGTCTGTGATCGcaatttgtgaaatttgtggCGATTCATATATTTCCTACTTAAAATGAATAAGATTATTCAACAAGAAATgctataaacacacacacacacacacacacacacatacacaaacaaacaacCCTACTTATAATGGTGGAGGGGGATTTGAACTTTGATTCTCCTCATAAAGGAAACCATGAAATGCCACTGAACTAGACCAGCTTAATTCAAACATACAGGAGTTATTAACTATAGTTTGCCTTGAGAACCAAGATCACATAATGATGTTTATGTAGGAAAGAGTTATCAAATTCATGGTTTCAATGTTTATCATTTTTGTGGATGTGTATAGATAATTAAATGGGTACTAGAAAAGGGGTGAAAATCATTAGATAGTTGTCTTTTGATCGAACctatacaaaaataactaaataaataactatAACTCTCTGCATTGCTTTAGAAGATCTGTAGAGTCCAGATGATGCTTGATTATTTGATTGAATGAATTCTCTAGTACCAAGGTTCCAAAGTGAGATAAGTGAATTGATCTCATTCTTTTTATGCTCTATTTGAGGAacttcaaaagcaaaaattaCTCAGCAATCAAGAAAAtagagatggagagagagaagatttttGCAGGTAATGCATTTTAAGTACTTCATATTTGTAAAATATGTACGAATATGTAACAAAGTTGCACTCACATCAAGCCTGGGGTTGTCTCTGGTATCATTTATAGCCATGTTGAGCTCTTCAGACAAATTTTGTAATTCCAACTGCTGTGATAATGTTAAGCTGTCACTTGCATAATTCTCGCCCCAGAAAATACCATCAGAACATTGTCCAGGAATATTGTATTCAAATCCCTTCATCAAGTCAAATGATGTCTCTTTCCCACATCTACCATTTTCACCTCCACCTGAAAGCAATGAAGGCTTTGGTGAATTAACAGCAGGAGGGCACCCGTTGTAGTTCGGGGGATTTGGTAGGAAAGGTTGGTTTCCAAGATAGCGTGAAGTCTCAGGGCTTGTTGAAGATGAAAAATGTAAACTGGTACAGAACATAGAAGAAGGAGCATAAGTGCTTTTAGGATTTTGGATACAAGAGCTATCGGATTCATTAGACAAATGTTTTGCACATAAATTCTTGCCTTTTGGCGAGGGAGTTTGTGTAAGGGAATTGGGTGGTTTTGGTTGTATGCAATGGGGGAGAACACCTGGTGATGAGCTGCACTTCAATGAATATAGGCCTTGTGAATCCATAGTCGATGTAATATGAACAGGAGAAGATCCAATCAAGTGTGTTTGCAAAACCCC
This portion of the Castanea sativa cultivar Marrone di Chiusa Pesio chromosome 7, ASM4071231v1 genome encodes:
- the LOC142642890 gene encoding myb family transcription factor PHL6-like isoform X2, with amino-acid sequence MNLPRSTSISQGENLGGVLQTHLIGSSPVHITSTMDSQGLYSLKCSSSPGVLPHCIQPKPPNSLTQTPSPKGKNLCAKHLSNESDSSCIQNPKSTYAPSSMFCTSLHFSSSTSPETSRYLGNQPFLPNPPNYNGCPPAVNSPKPSLLSGGGENGRCGKETSFDLMKGFEYNIPGQCSDGIFWGENYASDSLTLSQQLELQNLSEELNMAINDTRDNPRLDEIYESPQISQIAITDLQDSKNDCPSVMRMNDQSNSKQEFPEAIVAHKARIRWTPELHEHFLDAVNKLGGPENATPKSILKLMNAEGLSIYHIKSHLQKYRLAKNVPELKHDGETSSFEQKKSASTNNDNEECLTRNLSITEALRMQVEVQMQLHEQLKVQKSLQLLIEQHGEYLKKLLEEQEKAGAPLIPAHASPPRQVESKTDSSSSSLSKHKPSDSDSIESERLSGQKRPRQ
- the LOC142642890 gene encoding myb family transcription factor PHL6-like isoform X1, producing MRVEEEQSLYLKAMNLPRSTSISQGENLGGVLQTHLIGSSPVHITSTMDSQGLYSLKCSSSPGVLPHCIQPKPPNSLTQTPSPKGKNLCAKHLSNESDSSCIQNPKSTYAPSSMFCTSLHFSSSTSPETSRYLGNQPFLPNPPNYNGCPPAVNSPKPSLLSGGGENGRCGKETSFDLMKGFEYNIPGQCSDGIFWGENYASDSLTLSQQLELQNLSEELNMAINDTRDNPRLDEIYESPQISQIAITDLQDSKNDCPSVMRMNDQSNSKQEFPEAIVAHKARIRWTPELHEHFLDAVNKLGGPENATPKSILKLMNAEGLSIYHIKSHLQKYRLAKNVPELKHDGETSSFEQKKSASTNNDNEECLTRNLSITEALRMQVEVQMQLHEQLKVQKSLQLLIEQHGEYLKKLLEEQEKAGAPLIPAHASPPRQVESKTDSSSSSLSKHKPSDSDSIESERLSGQKRPRQ